Proteins from a single region of Streptomyces sp. TN58:
- a CDS encoding ATP-binding protein translates to MQRRARLRPRPRLPAWTSTLTWKATVFITLMCCGLAALLGCLVHGAMTRQTVGTAREKALLKLERSIEAYEDGARMPRGEGIDPSGLPPELRALALAGKRGTTVGSHRGRPVMWAAAPAEHGSAIAVFVDFRGAERTIEDLDRAILGSSGLAIGATLLIGAAGVTRITRRLHVTAQVARRISAGDLDARVADRPRNKDEVAAVSRALDTMASSLQGKLEAEQRFTADVAHELRTPLTGLNAAAELLPPGRPAELVRDRVQAMRSLTEDLLEISRLETRSERVELDSYDLADLAARTIRASGTDTALRVLSSPRVETDRRRLERILGNLVANAHSHGAAPVTVTVDGPVLTVTDAGPGYPEYLITTGPQRFRTEGTNKGHGLGLTIAVGQARVLGAALAFRNRPEGGAEARVVLPGPVSPPAPEPHPDRDDARRDTPPAPGPCTSRAR, encoded by the coding sequence ATGCAGCGCAGAGCGCGGCTGCGGCCGCGCCCGCGGCTGCCCGCCTGGACCTCGACCCTGACCTGGAAGGCCACGGTCTTCATCACCCTGATGTGCTGCGGCCTCGCCGCCCTGCTCGGCTGCCTCGTGCACGGCGCCATGACCCGCCAGACCGTGGGCACGGCGCGCGAGAAGGCGCTGCTGAAGCTGGAGCGGTCCATCGAGGCGTACGAGGACGGCGCACGCATGCCGCGCGGCGAGGGCATCGACCCCTCGGGCCTCCCGCCCGAGCTGCGCGCCCTCGCGCTGGCCGGCAAGCGCGGCACGACCGTGGGCAGTCACCGCGGGCGCCCTGTGATGTGGGCGGCAGCGCCCGCCGAGCACGGCAGCGCGATCGCCGTCTTCGTGGACTTCCGCGGGGCCGAGCGCACCATCGAGGACCTCGACCGGGCCATCCTCGGCTCCTCGGGACTCGCCATCGGCGCCACCCTGCTCATCGGGGCGGCCGGCGTCACCCGGATCACCCGGCGCCTGCACGTGACCGCGCAGGTGGCCCGCCGGATCAGCGCCGGCGACCTGGACGCCCGGGTCGCGGACAGGCCCCGCAACAAGGACGAGGTCGCGGCGGTCTCCCGGGCCCTGGACACCATGGCCTCGTCCCTCCAGGGCAAGCTGGAGGCGGAACAGCGGTTCACGGCGGACGTCGCCCACGAGCTCCGCACCCCGCTGACCGGCCTGAACGCGGCCGCCGAGCTCCTGCCGCCGGGCCGCCCGGCCGAACTCGTACGGGACCGGGTCCAGGCGATGCGCTCGCTCACCGAGGACCTGCTGGAGATCTCCCGGCTGGAGACGCGCAGCGAGCGCGTGGAGCTGGACTCGTACGACCTGGCCGACCTGGCGGCCCGCACGATCCGCGCGTCCGGCACCGACACCGCCCTGCGGGTGCTCTCCTCGCCGCGGGTGGAGACCGACCGGCGCCGCCTGGAGCGGATCCTGGGCAACCTCGTCGCCAACGCGCACAGCCACGGCGCAGCGCCGGTCACGGTCACGGTGGACGGCCCGGTCCTGACGGTGACGGACGCCGGGCCGGGCTATCCGGAGTACCTGATCACGACCGGCCCGCAGCGCTTCCGCACGGAGGGCACGAACAAGGGCCACGGACTGGGCCTGACCATCGCCGTCGGCCAGGCCCGGGTCCTCGGCGCCGCCCTCGCCTTCCGCAACCGGCCGGAGGGCGGCGCCGAGGCCCGCGTCGTGCTCCCGGGCCCCGTCTCACCCCCGGCGCCCGAACCCCACCCCGACCGGGACGACGCCCGCCGGGACACGCCCCCGGCCCCCGGCCCCTGCACGAGCCGCGCCCGCTGA